A window of the Streptomyces sp. NBC_01351 genome harbors these coding sequences:
- a CDS encoding serine/threonine-protein kinase produces MEQQTGGGAVLAGRYRLVEPIGRGGMGKVWRAHDELLHRTVAVKELTAGLYVAQADRDVMHARTQKEARAAARIQHPAVVTVHDVLEHDDRPWIVMEYIDGPSLADAAKAAGRIEPREAARIGLHVLGALRAAHAVGVLHRDVKPGNVLLAKDGRVLLTDFGIAAIEGDSSITRTGEIVGSIDYLAPERVTGGTPGTASDLWSLGATLYTAVEARSPFRRTSPISSLQAVVNDEPPALRQAGALGPVITALLRKDPADRPSAVQAERMLLEAMEGREPKAAQAYVPTRAVTAEELAPAQDRAEEPAAPAEAAQTAAMAEQAAPAPAPDGSASGWIRRAAAIALVAALLGGGGVFGVLKYTGDSRKDGGSDRSASAPDGQKSPEDSKSQRSVDVPPGWTKVTDRTGFTLFVPEGWTRQENGDQIDYTPDNGKHLIRIAADPTPDYQDPYAHLLDLEKQVRKRTDYEKQWLYQNTFRGTTRGALWDFTWTEKANHPGPRRAIEQMYIAPDNTEYAIFMSSPVADWSTTRQQFDIVLSGWAPPGGAS; encoded by the coding sequence GTGGAACAGCAGACAGGTGGGGGCGCCGTGCTGGCGGGCCGGTACCGGCTCGTCGAGCCGATCGGCCGGGGCGGCATGGGCAAGGTGTGGCGCGCGCATGACGAGCTGCTCCACAGGACCGTCGCCGTCAAGGAACTGACAGCGGGTCTGTACGTCGCCCAGGCCGACCGGGACGTCATGCACGCCCGGACGCAGAAGGAGGCCCGGGCTGCGGCCCGGATCCAGCATCCGGCGGTCGTCACCGTCCACGACGTACTGGAGCACGACGACCGGCCGTGGATCGTCATGGAGTACATCGACGGCCCCTCCCTCGCTGACGCGGCCAAGGCGGCCGGCCGGATCGAGCCCCGCGAGGCGGCCCGGATCGGCCTGCACGTGCTGGGCGCGCTGCGCGCCGCGCACGCGGTCGGCGTACTGCACCGGGACGTGAAGCCGGGCAACGTGCTGCTGGCCAAGGACGGCCGGGTGCTGCTCACGGACTTCGGGATCGCCGCGATCGAGGGCGACTCCTCCATCACGCGCACCGGCGAGATCGTCGGCTCCATCGACTACCTGGCCCCCGAGCGGGTCACCGGCGGGACCCCCGGCACGGCCTCCGACCTGTGGTCGCTCGGCGCCACCCTCTACACGGCGGTCGAGGCACGTTCGCCGTTCCGCCGTACGTCGCCCATCTCCAGCCTCCAGGCCGTGGTCAACGACGAGCCGCCCGCGCTGCGCCAGGCCGGGGCCCTCGGACCGGTCATCACGGCCCTGCTGCGGAAGGATCCGGCGGACCGGCCCTCGGCCGTGCAGGCCGAGCGGATGCTGCTGGAGGCGATGGAGGGCCGGGAGCCGAAGGCGGCGCAGGCGTACGTACCCACGCGCGCGGTGACCGCGGAGGAGCTCGCCCCGGCCCAGGACCGGGCCGAAGAGCCGGCCGCACCCGCGGAGGCGGCGCAGACGGCCGCGATGGCGGAACAGGCGGCCCCCGCCCCCGCTCCCGACGGCTCGGCGAGCGGCTGGATCAGGCGCGCCGCGGCCATCGCCCTGGTGGCGGCGCTGCTCGGCGGCGGAGGCGTCTTCGGGGTGCTCAAGTACACCGGCGACTCCCGGAAGGACGGCGGCTCGGACAGGAGCGCGAGCGCCCCCGACGGGCAGAAGTCGCCCGAGGACTCGAAGTCGCAGCGGAGCGTCGATGTCCCGCCCGGCTGGACCAAGGTCACCGACCGCACCGGCTTCACCCTGTTCGTCCCGGAAGGCTGGACGCGCCAGGAGAACGGCGACCAGATCGACTACACCCCGGACAACGGGAAGCACTTGATCCGGATCGCCGCCGACCCCACCCCGGACTACCAGGACCCGTACGCGCACCTGCTCGACCTGGAGAAGCAGGTGCGGAAGCGGACGGACTACGAGAAGCAGTGGCTGTACCAGAACACCTTCCGTGGCACGACCCGCGGCGCGCTCTGGGACTTCACCTGGACGGAGAAGGCGAACCACCCCGGCCCGCGCCGGGCGATCGAGCAGATGTACATCGCGCCGGACAACACCGAGTACGCGATCTTCATGTCGAGTCCCGTCGCGGACTGGAGCACGACCCGGCAGCAGTTCGACATCGTGCTCAGCGGCTGGGCGCCGCCCGGCGGGGCGTCCTGA
- a CDS encoding serine/threonine protein kinase produces MEEYAGRILAHRYRLPLPPPDYAEYELVETRAFDTRSGQEVLVRQVPLPEVVDAELMDGPAPESVPAGDLPAVRRAIAAAQAAAAIPDHPRLDQVFDVFAEDGSLWIVSELVPARPLAALIADEPLSPYRAAEVASDVLTALRVLHAHGWTHRNITVRTVLVCDDGRVVLTGLAAGAAEEALCGYDPVPADAGAAGGEPGAGVSGGGAWGEASPAGAFGGEPGPGGSGVAGLGPGPVAPGGGAGAVEQRGDAWGSAPGGTSGGGAVGQGYGVGPGVSPGAEASAAQARYAPLVAPGYDTGPRYSDHITPGRSEERPDLEAAARAGAIAAYRAGSRAAAARVTEQRRAQVEAEGSGNASQPEPRPEGSNLPQGYSYPYGGPQTAAPWHGATPRRQALPPAGTPQPEPQPAPAPAADPARSGLPAQPGPQARQSEWAQSDPARPGPQSGAGQGAQAWPQAEHSEWAQADPARPGPQLEQAGWAQADPAQVDPAGSGLPAQLGGASAEQSGWQQADPARGGLPARLALPQGYRQAEVPGSVQPQGNGPAEGEGGRVYPGAPQASGPGGAGYGGARAGGGSGSGSGAPVAQASGAGGAGYGGARSRGSDGSGSGSGVSGAQAGAGGYGYGRPQAEPLGQNQPQSQNQPLSQSYGGGAWGGPRSGLDAERARQTRMAVVGAVTERWAPEQARSVSGPWQLAAPVGPATDLWALGALLFRAVQGHAPYPEDSAAELVELVCAEPPAFAEECGALRPIVESLLRQDPTERPDFEELRGWLRSLVRSAPEPDAGFAMLPMAEPDPARLPVVRRRGELHGRHRNPAAPRKARTPRSLGRTLLLGILVLLAGAVAYAVLFMPRADETGSQGQPGTAPTSPKESKSQGPSQVPTGTPESKPAPQTTATTPAPQATAPPGYTVQQDPEHFEIAVPEGWERRSVNEAGQVRYVSGQFVLTVVPGRDKVEGNPDPAAYQKDKEQELTPYRTSTWSSVGDVKTTKVGQQLRATGRYTWIDGTGRNVFARNFVVALAGSYHVVMVTGPEDEQGKVTEVFEKATASYKSGG; encoded by the coding sequence GCCTGCCGCTGCCGCCGCCGGACTACGCCGAGTACGAACTCGTCGAGACCCGCGCCTTTGACACGCGCAGCGGGCAGGAAGTCCTCGTACGGCAGGTGCCGTTGCCGGAGGTCGTGGACGCCGAGCTGATGGACGGGCCCGCGCCGGAGAGCGTCCCGGCGGGGGACCTGCCGGCGGTGCGGCGCGCGATCGCGGCGGCGCAGGCGGCCGCCGCGATTCCGGACCATCCCCGGCTGGACCAGGTCTTCGACGTGTTCGCGGAGGACGGGTCGCTGTGGATAGTGAGCGAACTGGTCCCGGCCAGGCCGCTGGCCGCGCTGATCGCCGATGAACCGCTGAGCCCGTACCGGGCGGCGGAGGTGGCGTCGGACGTACTGACCGCGCTGCGGGTGCTGCACGCGCACGGGTGGACGCACCGGAACATCACCGTCCGGACGGTCCTGGTGTGCGACGACGGCCGCGTGGTCCTGACGGGCCTGGCCGCGGGCGCGGCGGAGGAGGCGCTGTGCGGGTACGACCCCGTACCGGCCGATGCCGGGGCCGCCGGCGGTGAACCGGGTGCGGGTGTCTCCGGCGGGGGTGCGTGGGGCGAGGCGTCCCCGGCCGGGGCCTTCGGCGGTGAACCAGGGCCCGGTGGCTCCGGCGTGGCGGGCCTGGGACCCGGGCCGGTTGCCCCGGGCGGTGGTGCGGGTGCCGTGGAGCAGCGTGGTGACGCGTGGGGCAGCGCCCCTGGCGGTACCTCCGGCGGCGGTGCGGTGGGTCAGGGGTACGGAGTTGGGCCCGGGGTGAGCCCCGGTGCAGAGGCCTCCGCTGCGCAGGCGCGGTACGCACCTCTGGTGGCTCCCGGGTACGACACCGGGCCGCGGTACTCCGATCACATCACCCCGGGGCGTTCGGAAGAGCGGCCCGACCTCGAGGCCGCGGCGCGGGCCGGGGCCATCGCCGCGTACCGGGCCGGATCGCGGGCGGCCGCCGCCCGGGTCACCGAGCAGCGCAGGGCGCAGGTGGAGGCCGAGGGCTCCGGTAACGCGTCGCAGCCGGAGCCGAGGCCCGAGGGGTCGAACCTCCCGCAGGGGTACTCGTACCCGTACGGCGGCCCGCAGACCGCCGCGCCCTGGCACGGCGCCACGCCCCGCCGCCAGGCCCTCCCCCCGGCCGGAACACCGCAGCCCGAACCACAACCCGCCCCGGCACCGGCGGCCGACCCGGCACGCTCGGGGCTGCCCGCGCAGCCGGGCCCGCAGGCGCGGCAGTCCGAGTGGGCGCAGTCCGACCCGGCGCGGCCGGGGCCGCAGTCCGGGGCCGGGCAGGGCGCGCAGGCTTGGCCGCAGGCGGAGCATTCCGAGTGGGCGCAGGCCGATCCGGCGCGGCCGGGGCCGCAGCTGGAGCAGGCTGGGTGGGCGCAGGCCGATCCGGCACAGGTCGATCCGGCGGGGTCCGGGCTGCCCGCGCAGCTTGGCGGGGCGTCGGCGGAGCAGTCCGGGTGGCAGCAGGCCGATCCGGCTCGGGGCGGGTTGCCCGCGCGGCTTGCCCTGCCGCAGGGGTACCGGCAGGCCGAAGTCCCCGGCTCGGTGCAGCCGCAGGGGAACGGACCCGCCGAGGGGGAGGGCGGCCGGGTGTACCCCGGCGCGCCGCAGGCGTCCGGTCCGGGCGGTGCCGGGTACGGCGGGGCGCGGGCCGGGGGCGGCAGTGGCAGTGGCAGTGGGGCACCCGTGGCGCAGGCGTCCGGTGCGGGCGGTGCTGGGTACGGCGGGGCGCGGTCCCGTGGCAGCGACGGCAGTGGCAGTGGCAGCGGGGTGTCCGGGGCGCAGGCCGGTGCGGGTGGGTACGGGTACGGCCGGCCGCAGGCCGAACCGCTGGGGCAGAACCAGCCGCAGTCGCAGAACCAGCCGCTGTCGCAGTCGTACGGCGGTGGTGCCTGGGGTGGGCCCCGGAGCGGGTTGGACGCCGAACGGGCGCGGCAGACGCGGATGGCCGTCGTCGGGGCCGTCACCGAGCGGTGGGCTCCCGAGCAGGCCCGCAGCGTGTCCGGCCCCTGGCAGCTGGCGGCTCCCGTCGGGCCCGCCACCGACCTCTGGGCACTCGGCGCGCTGCTGTTCCGCGCCGTGCAGGGGCACGCCCCGTACCCGGAGGACAGCGCGGCCGAGCTCGTCGAGCTGGTCTGCGCCGAGCCCCCCGCCTTCGCGGAGGAGTGCGGCGCGCTGCGTCCGATCGTGGAGTCCCTGCTGCGCCAGGACCCCACCGAGCGCCCCGACTTCGAGGAGCTGCGCGGCTGGCTGCGCTCGCTCGTACGGTCCGCTCCCGAGCCGGACGCCGGATTCGCCATGCTCCCGATGGCGGAGCCGGATCCGGCGCGCCTGCCCGTCGTACGGCGCCGCGGCGAACTGCACGGTCGGCACCGCAACCCCGCCGCCCCCCGCAAGGCCCGCACGCCCCGCTCCCTCGGCCGGACCCTGCTCCTCGGCATCCTCGTGCTGCTCGCCGGGGCCGTGGCCTACGCGGTGCTGTTCATGCCCCGGGCGGACGAAACCGGTTCGCAGGGGCAGCCCGGCACCGCGCCGACATCCCCGAAGGAGAGCAAGAGCCAGGGTCCCTCCCAGGTGCCCACCGGGACCCCCGAGTCCAAGCCCGCGCCCCAGACGACCGCGACCACGCCCGCCCCGCAGGCGACGGCCCCGCCCGGCTACACCGTCCAGCAGGACCCCGAGCACTTCGAGATCGCCGTCCCCGAGGGCTGGGAGCGCCGGAGCGTGAACGAGGCCGGCCAGGTGCGGTACGTCAGCGGGCAGTTCGTGCTGACCGTCGTCCCCGGCCGGGACAAGGTCGAGGGCAATCCCGACCCGGCGGCGTACCAGAAGGACAAGGAGCAGGAGCTGACCCCGTACCGCACCTCCACCTGGTCCTCCGTCGGCGACGTGAAGACCACCAAGGTCGGCCAGCAGCTCCGTGCCACCGGCCGCTACACGTGGATCGACGGCACGGGCCGGAACGTCTTCGCCCGCAACTTCGTCGTCGCCCTCGCGGGCAGCTACCACGTCGTCATGGTCACGGGACCGGAGGACGAACAGGGCAAGGTCACCGAGGTCTTCGAGAAGGCCACGGCGAGTTACAAGTCCGGTGGGTGA